A stretch of DNA from Cerasicoccus sp. TK19100:
CAACAGCTCCGGCTGGGCGTTACCCACGATGATGCCCCGCACGCCGCGCTTGAGGAACATCGCGTTGTCGTTGCCGGTGTCTCCCGCGACAAGGCATTGGCTGCGGGTGATGCCCAGATGCTTCAGCAGCCACGAAAGCGCATTGCCCTTGTTGGCAAACTTTGGTAACACGTCCAAATCACGACCGCTGGAGTAAACAATGTTCACCTCCAGCCCGCAGTCGCGCAAGGCGTCTTCCAGGCAATCGAGTTGCTCCTGCTCGCAGCCCGCATACCAGCTGCTCTTGACCGGGCTCTGAAAATGGTCCGGCTGCTTGATCGCCTCCGGTATTTTTTCATGCACGATAAGCTCGACTTGCTTTAAGTCCCAGCCTTCTTCGAGCACCGTGGAGAACTCCTTGATCAGTTCCTTGGCCTGGTAATCATAGATATCCACGCCGACACCGCAGATGCAGTAATCGGGCTCCGGCAGGTGCTTCTTTTTAATGAGGCGCAGGACGTCATCGACCATGCGCCCGGTGTTGTAAACGAGCAGCGGTCGGCCCTCCTTGGGCAGCTTGCGCCAAGTACGTGTGAACGAAGCGGCGGAATCTGCTTTACCCAGCAGAGTGCCGTCGATGTCCGAACTGAAAACGCGAATAGTAGCGGGTGACTCTTTAGCAGTCTTCTTTGGTGGCATAGATGCAAACTTTCTAAAAAAGCTAACCCGCAGGTGTCACTTCCAAACGTGGCGTGCTGCGACCCTCGACCACCTTGAGCAGTTGCTGCGCAATACCCGTCCAGGTGAACAGACTTCGCACCTTGTGCGCGCCACCGTATGCAAGTCGATTGTGAATCGCCGGATGTCGCAGCGCCTTGAGGATCGTGTAGCCGAAGTCCTCCGCATCGAAGCTGTCGGCATACAGCGCATCAACGCCGTAAGTGAGCGTGCGGAAGAGCCCACCATGCGTCGTCACCACCGTGGGCGTACCGCAGGCCATCGCTTCAATCGCCGTCATCCCAAATGGCTCGTAGCGACTGGGCAGGCAGAAGATATCCGCCGCGCGATAGAAGTCCGGCATGTCCGGATCGTCCAGCGAACCGGAAAGGATCACGCGGTCCTGTATGCCGTGCGCCTCGATCTTTTCCATGAGTTCCTTGAGCATCGGGTCCTCGGTCGTCTGGTCGTTTTCTGAACCGACGGCCAGACGCAGGATCGCCTTGTCGTGCTTGCGCGCCACGACGGCAAAGGCGTCCACCAGCAGGTCCATGCCCTTGTTACGCGCCAGTCGGCCAATGCAGGAGATGACTTTCGCGTCTGGCGCATAGCCCATGGATTCGCGGATAGACTCGCGAGACGCTTTGCTGATCTGGAAGAAACGGTTGTCATCGTAGCCGGGTGGGATCATCACCAGCTTATCACCGTCAATTCCGTAGTCGTCCTTAAACATATCGAGCTGAATCGGCGATGTCGCCACCACCATGTCACACTCACGGTAGAGCGTGTTCTCATGGTGAATGCGGCGCGAGAAATTGTATGTCTCTTCGAGGCGTTGCTCGTCATCGGGGAAGTCTCCGCGCATCAGCTTTTGCTTCCAGCTACCGATTGAGTGCGGCGTATGGATGTGGGGAATGTCGAGCTCCTCCGCCATGTGCTGGCCAGCCAAACCAGCGTCCCAGTAATGCGAGTTAATGAATGCGTATTTAAACTTTTTCTTACCAATATACCGCAAAGCATTCTCGGTCCACTCCGGGAGCTTTTTGTAAAGATACTCCTTGGGAATAAATTCCTTGCCGCCGCACTTCATGCGAATGATCTGCACGTGGTCGTCGACCTTTTCCGTTTCCGGTTGGTCCTCAAAACGCCGAGTCCAGATGTCGACCGCGTAACCCAGCTGTGCCAGCTTTTTCGCCAGCTCCAGCACATAGACCACTTGTCCTCCCGTGTCCGGCAACCCCAGGGGCGGCTCGGCGGCTACGTATCCGTGAGTGGATACCAGTGCGATGCGCTCGCGCTTGCGCGCGCGTCGACTGCGTTTGGCTTCGGGTGGTTTAAGGTAGATATCTTCCATAAACAGCCCATAGACTATCCTAACTTTCAAGCCCTTGCAAACTTTCGGCGAATAAAACATTCGCATTAACCATCACCCGACACTTTTCGTGATTAATTTTATTAATCATAACTAATCCTGTAAACGCTCTATGATTCTCGACTTCGCCAACCTCACCAAAGGACAAGCCTACCAGGTAATGACCCATTGCATCATCCCGCGTCCCGTCGCGTGGATCCTCACGGAAAACGAAAACGGTTCGCACAACCTGGCCCCGTATTCCTATTTTCAGGCCATCGGCAGTGAACCGCCAACGGTCATGGTTTCGATGGGGTTCAAGCCAGGCGGCGTCAAGAAAGACACCCTCATCAACATTGAGCGCAACCAACATTACGTGATCCACATTGCCAACTGCGAACTCGCCGACGCGGTTAATCTCTCCGCCAAACCAATCACCTACAACGAGAGTGAAGTCGAGCTCTGCGGACTACAAACCGAAGCCGTTGACGGCTGGCCGTTGCCACGCATCCAGCAAGCGCCAGTCGCGTTTCATTGCCGCTTAATTCAGGTGGATTTAATTTCCGGCATGAGCGTCGTGTATGGCGAAATCCTACATGCCTGGATCGATGACAACATCCTCGCCCCGGCACCCATACCCAACGTGCCTGAGTTGCCACAAGCCGACAAACTAAACCCCCTCGCCCGCCTCGGCTACATGAGCTACGCCAGCCTTGGTGAGATTTTCGAGCGCGAGCGGCCGAAGTAGTTTTCAATCAATAAATCTTGGCACCAAGGGTCGAGCAACTTTGAATCCATAACATGTTTTCCCGCCTAACCCCCACCCTCGCCTTACTCGTTGCCACCGCCGCACACGCCACCAACCCGGTGCAAATCACCGTGCACGACCAAGCTCAGCACACGCTGGACCCGCGTGTGTTCGGCCAGTTTCTGGAGCGCCCCAGCTGGGGCGAGCACGGCCCGGAAGAAGCCACTGATGCTCAGGGCAACCTGCCGCCCAAGATCGTGGGCATGCTCGCCGAGATGGACATCCCGATCGTTCGCTGGCCCGGCGGCACCGACAACGACTACACCAACTGGAGCGACATGGTGAGCAACGCCCCCGGCCGCAGCCCCGAGCGCCCGGACACCGTTGGCCATACCGGCGAAGCCGTCACCAACCGGATGGGCTATGACGAGTATGCCGAGCTCGCGCGCGAGCTTCATTGGCAGACGATCATTCCCGTCAATCTGCTCGATGGCGTGCTCTTGCGCAAACCGCTGGACGAGGCCGCGCTGCACGCCGCCGGCCTGGTCGCCTACTGCAATGCGCCCGTCGGCGCGAAGCTGCCCGCGGGCATGCCCGACTGGCCCGCCGTTCGCGCCAAGAACGGACACCCCGAGCCCTACGATTTCCAATACGTGCAGCTCGGTAACGAGACCTGGATCGGCAAGTGGAAAAAGCTTTTTAAGGATCAATTTGACGAAGGCGATGTCGACGCCCAAACCGCGCGCTATCTGGAAACCGTGAAGGCCTACATCCAGGCGATCAAGACAGTCGACCCCGACATCCAAATCATTATGGATCTCAATTTCCCCGGCGACAACCGCACGGTATTTTCCGACCCTTACGTAAAGGCGAATGTCGATTTCGTCGCGCACCACATCTATGCGCCGATGAGGGTGGACAATAAAAATTTCGGCCACTGGATGAAAGGTAAGGAGCCCGTCGGCATGACCTCCGACGAGTGGGAATACGCCTTCAACGCCATGCCCGGTGCCTTCGATGAGCAGGGCCAATGCATCGCCTTTGGCGACCGGCTGGACCTCGCCCGTGAGCTGGGCTACGAGGTCGCCATCACCGAATGGAACTGGAACGGCTGGGGCTTTGGCTCGATCAAAGACCAGATCGACTTCAATCACCAGCACGCTGCGGCGGTCGGCGTTGGTGGCTACTTGAACGGCATGATTCGGCAAGGCGACATCATTAAAATCGCCAACCAATCCATGCTCGTCGGCCACGGTTGGGGTATTGCTGCGATCCAATACAACAAGTCCGACATTGAGCCGATCTACTACAATGCCCAGGGTGCGGTGACCACGCTTTATAATAAAAACCATGGCGACCAGGTATTGTCTATCGACATTGAAAATGCGCCCATTCGCGAGCAACCTTATATGATGGGCGTGAACACTGCGCCGGGGAATGTTGCCACGGTGGACGCGGTCGCCACCCGCAGCGCGCACGTGCTTTACCTGCACCTCGTCAACCGCGACCCGTCAGAAGAAATTGAGCTGAGCATTGATTTGTCCGCATTCCAATTGCCAAGCACCGAAGCCACACTACTGACGCTGATAGGTGTACCTGAAAAAGACGTCGAAACCGAGGGCGCGTGGATAAAAACCATTGAAACCAAGGTTGAGGTCGACGACGATCAGCTCACTTTGACGCTGCCGCCGAGTACGGTGGCCAACGTCAAACTGCCAATCGGCCCATAGCATTGCCATGTCATCCCCCACCCAACGACCGAACGTCATCCTGATCACCACGGACCAGCAGCGCTGGGACGCCCTCGCGCTAAACCGCCCGACCACGGAGCTGCGCACCCCGCGTCTGGACGAGCTGGCCGCTGGCGGGCTCAACTGCACGCGCGCCTACACCACGTGCCCGGTCTGCATCCCCGCACGCCGCAGCCTGCTCTCCGGCTTGCACCCGCAGACGCACGGGCTCTATGGTTACGAAGACGGTTTGGAGTGGGAGGCACCGGTCTCCACGCCCGGTCTACTCGGACAAGCCGGTTACCAAACGCAGCTCATTGGCAAGCTCCACCTTTACCCACAGCGCAAACGCTACGGCTACGATCACATGATCCGCACCGAGAGCCCGAACGATCGCTGGGACACCGAAGTGCAGGCAGTCAACGACTGGGCACGCGCCCTCAAGCGCGAAGGCATCACACAACACGTGAACAACATCGGCATCGATGGTAACGGCCGCAACGCCCGCCCATGGGACATGGAGGAGCGCTACCACCACACGAGCTGGCTAACGGATCAGGCGGTGGACTTCATTACCGAGCTTCGCGACCCAAGCAGCCCGTTCTTTTTGCACCTGAGCTACTGGGCACCGCATCCGCCACTGATTCCACCGCAGGCGTATTGGGACATGTATGCGAATCATAATACCGTGCCCGTGCTTGGTGACTGGGCACCCGATCTGCCCTGGCGTCCCGGCACATCGAACACCGGTGCCGTCGGCCCCTTCCGCGAAGACGAAATGCATGAGGCGATTCGCGGCTACTACGGTCTCGTCACCCACATCGATCACCGCATCGACTACTTCCTCTCCCGCGCCTTTGGCTACGGCTCACCCCGCGCCAATGAACCGACGCTGATCATCTTCACGTCCGACCACGGCGAGATGCTTGGTGACCACCACCTGTGGCGCAAGTCGCTGCCCTACGAGGCCTCGGCCCGCGTGCCGTTTTTCTTTGCCTGGCGCAACATGGACCTGAAGCAAGGCTCGTTCGACGGACTCGTCAGCCTGGAAGACGTCGCTGCCACGGTGTTTGATCTCTGCGGCGTCGAGCTACCCGAACAATACGGCAACGAGCTCGACAGCCGCTCTCTCGCGCCCGCGCTGCGCGGAGAAACCTGCCACACGCGCGACCGTCTCTTTGGCGAGTGCACCGGCGTCGGCACGCACAATTACCTCGTCGAAGGTCCGTGGAAATACATCTGGTTTGCCAAGACGAACGAGGAGCAACTCTTTAACGTCCTCGAAGATCCGGACGAGCTCCACGACTGCTCCGGCACCCATGCGGATTTACTGCCGCAGTTCCGCACGCACATGGCCGAATATCTCAAGGATCGCGCGGACCGCACCTACGACCAGTCCGCCCTCAAGCCCTGCGAGAACCAGCCGCCACGCGTGTTCTGGGAAGGCCGCTCGTAGCCGCATAACAAGTTAAATTTCCCTCGCATCGGGGCAGCCTAAAGTGATATTCAAGGGAGTGATGAAATTACTCCCCCGCCTCCTTACCGGTGCCTGCGTTGCCCTGGCCGGCGTGCTCCACGCCGACGCCATCGCTTACCGTGACAGCGTGCCAGTCGCCAACGATGACGACCGCGCCGTGCTCGATGCATTCGTCGGCCACGCCGTTAGCGCCGCCACGCCCAACGAAGACAAGATCGATAAGGTCTTTAAAGAAGATGGCGTGGAGATGCTTGCCTGGATTGACTTTAAAAACCTCAACCTGCTCAACACCGCCTACGAGCTGACTGGCGACACACAATACCTGGACTTGTTCAAGCAAGGCATGCAGCACTACCTGGACCGGGTCACGGTGTTTACCGATGGCTACCGCGGCTGGTCCGGCGTCACCATTCCACCCCGAAAGCCGAAGGACAACCCCGACAAACAGGTGGAGGAAATACAGTCTACTTTTCGCGGTATCTACGTGTTGGCGCGCTGGGTCGCACTCGCCAAGAGTGCCCCCGACTACGCCGCCGCCAACGAAGCCACGATCAAGGAATACCTCGACCTGTGCGAGAACAACCTGTTCCCAAAATGGGACGCACGCGGCTACTGGACCATGCTCACGCATGCGGGCGGTGTTTACCACGGATTGGATTATCCCGACAGCCGGGGCGTATCCCTGTCGTTCGAGAAATTGTCCATCATGGTCGAGGGCCTGCTTGCGCTACATGACGCCTCCGGCAAACCCCTTTACCTGAAGCGCGCGCTGCAAATCGGTGCCTGGTATAAGTCGAACCTCATCCCGAAAGACGGCCACTACGAATGGATGAGTTGGGTGCCCGCCGGGCCGTGGGACATCAACCCCGACAACCCCGAGAAGTGGAAAGTCGGCTGGATGGCACCCGACCCAAACGCAGGCTGGTATATCACCGCGCAGTCCATCGCGCTCAACCTCTACCAGCGCGGCCTTTTGTTTGACGACGCCGACATCGACATGTTCGTCAAGACCGCCACCACCATGTGCTGGAACGGCGACATGGAGAACCCGGAGTTTCGCAATGTCGCCGGGGAGACCAGCAAGTGGATCAAAGGCGAATTTTTCTCCGATCAACTCGCACCCTACGACCAAAAGATGTCAACGTTTGGCTTTGAAGGTTACCGGGCAAAGCAAGCGCTCGCCGACAAGGACAGCAGTTGGAAAGGCGGCATTCAGCGCAATGACTACATCGAGGCGAAGTTTCTTATGAGGCCTCAGATCGATGCCGGCACGAAACAGCCGCTGGCCAATGTCGGCGAAACGTTCCTGGCCGACGACGCCAACCGCGCTTTTTACGAGCGCTTGAAAACGTTTGCTGTGCCAACGAACGCTGCCCCGCCGACCAGCCCAGGCATGATGTTCGCCGATCCCGCACTGGCGGCCAAGGCCTACAACGAGTAATATTGCATCAATGATGCTACATTAAAAGCGGTTGACCTTCCAAGTGTTAGGAGAACGATAGTCGCATACCCTAAAACAGAAAATGGCCCAAAACGGAACTCCACCCCAAAAGGCACGGAAGAAAGGCGCTAGTCGGCAAACCTCATTGCGCGATATTGCGCAGGACTTGGGCGTGTCCCTGTCTCTTGTATCCAAGGTGCTCAGCGGACGCCTCGGCACCACCAAAGTACGCGAGGAAGTCAAAGCGTCCATCCTCCGCCGCGCCGAAGAGCTAAACTACCGGCCCAACTCGCTTGCCTCTGCGTTGCAAAGTGGGCGCACCGGCACGATCGGCCTGATCGTCCACCCGAGCGGCGTGCGCGGCAGTGGCCTCTTCGAGGAATTTCTGCGCGGACTCACCGCCGTGTTGGAGCAGCAAAATCTCCGCCTGTGGCTGCGCTACTTCGAGGACAACGGTGCCTTCTATCCGCAATGGCATAAATACAGCGCGCGCGAGGTGGATGGGCTCATCGTCGCCGGCATTCACCACTACGAAATGGACGAGTGCCTCATCAAGCTCGTCGAGGAGAAGCTGCCCGTGGTGACTGCGTTTGCGCTCGATACCGTGAAGGGCATCCCGAACGTCAACCCCAACCCCGACGACAGTTCCTACCTGGCCACCAAGCACCTGATCGAAAACGGCTGCAAACGCATCGCCTACATTGATAATTTCGAGCTCCGCAAGAGCGGCTACCAGCAAGCGCTCAAAGATCACGGCATTGCCTACGACGCGCAGTTGGTCAACGAATGCAGCAACGAGAATGCATTCCGCCCCGAGATCGGTGCCGAGACCGTGGCCCAACTCATTGAGTCAGGCATTTCGTTCGACGCGCTCATTGCCCAGTCGGATCCCATGGCGTTTGCCGCCGTAATGGAGCTACAGCGCCGGGGCCTTCACGTGCCCAACGACGTGCAAGTCATCGGCTTTGACAACTCGCCCATATGCGAACTTTGCAATCCAAAGTTAAGCTCTGTCGCAAACAACATGCGCCTGACTGGTGAGAAGGCGATGGAGGCGATTATCGACCTGATCGAAGAACGCCCATTCGCCCACCCCAAGCTGCCCCCTTCGCTAACCCAACGAGAGAGCACCGTAAAAAAGAAAACGCGCTAACCCACGCTAACAAGCTCTGGCGCTGACTGCTCGTTGGCCGCTTCCATCTGGCGTATCCGCGCGATGCGCTCGCGGAAAGGCTGATCCAGCTCGACCAAACCGAGCGGCTCCAATTCGGCAAGCTCGTCAACCGGGCGGGCGTGTTGGCGAATTAAGTCACCAAAGTCTGCCATGCCCTTTTCCTGCAATGCAGCGTAGCTTATTTGGTAGTGGTTTACCGACACACCATCGTATCGCTTGTTGATTATTTGCTTCAGGCTTTCGCCGTAGTCTGCGACTACTTTGTAATGTCGCAGGACGCCCGTAAACCCCGCAATACGCGCACCAAAAATCGCGTGCGAATTCAGCACGAGGGGCCTCACACTGCCCGAATAGTGGAAGAACGGTGTTTTCGTCGCAAAGTCCCGCACGCCGAATAAATCCATGCGCAATCCACCCATCAAACCCTGCAGGGATGGCTTAGCCAGTTGGTTGCGATGCAGTCTGGTGTTAAAATGAAATGACCGTAGCTGATAGCCGGAAAGATAAAGGTTCGGGTAAAGCGCGCGAAAGGTCGCTAAGTCCGGTGATGCGATGAACTCGGCCTCCAGGCTCTCGCCACAGGCGTCGATCATGTGCGCGACCAGCGCGTTCTGCCCCTGCGACTCCAGATGCTCAATCAGGGCATGCAGCGGCAAGTGCTGGCGGTAAGGCCAGTCAAAGTGTTCATCGCAATCGGCCACCAAGCACCAACGATTGTGCCCAAACTGATCCAAAGCCCACTCGCGCGCGACCACGTGATGCTCGCGGAATGGCAACCGACAGCGGTAGATGCTGACGTCGTCATACGACTGAGCGATGCGGATGGTTTGATCCTGAGAGCCGTTGTCCAGGACGACAATATGGCCAAAGCCGAGCTCACGGTGATGCTCAATAAACGATGGCAGGTAATGCTGCGCATCGTGCACAATCGTCACCAGCAGTGGTCGGTCGTCCGCAGGCGAAAAGGCTGACTGGATGCACTCCAAATGACGCTCTACTCGCCGCCGGCGCCAGGGCTTCATGCCGATAAAAAAACCGGCCGCCAAAAGCCGGCGTGCCCTCCTCTTCCATTGCCTCGCAGTAGTCATTAGTTTGTAGTAAATCGTTAGCAGCCATTTTAGTAGCAAGACTTGTGCGCATATAAAAGCTCAAAGCCCAAAAGAGAGCCGGGTCTATTGCTCAGATTCGCGATTAGGATCCTTCAGCATGCAGGCAAAAATCGCGGCAATGGTCAAAGCGCCCAGATAAATAGTCAGCGCATGCGCCATTTCCGGCCAGCCATGCGCCTGCGTATCCCCCGCGAGGAGCAGACCGGGAAAGGTCTGCAAAAGCGTCACCCCGGCAAAGCCCATGGTGTTGATGATGCCCAGCGCCGTGCCACTCAACGAAGCCGGTGCCGCTCGGCCCGCCACCGCGAACGCCAGAATATTCATGCCCCCAAACAGGCCAAAGCCAAACCGCAGCAGGTAGATAACGCCCAGCGGCAACATCCCGGTAAAAAAGATTGCCCCGGTCACAACCAAGTGCCCGATCACACCGACCAGAATCAGCTTTTTAACACTATAGCGACCAGCCAACCAACCAGCAACCGGGCTCCCAATGGCCCAACCCAGGAAAATCAACGCGTTGGCGACGGCGACCTCTTCCACCGGTAAGTCATAGGCGTATTGAAATGTCGCGTTCCACAAACCGGCAAAGCCCAGCAGCACGCCCATGCTCAAAAAATAAAACCCGCCCACGAGCCATATCTGCCGGTTCATCACCAGCTCGCCGACGCTTTTAGCCAAGTTACTTTGGCTGGTGTGCTTGGGTGGCGGTTGATCCGCCGGATGGTCCCGGACCACTGCCCAGATCGTGCCGGCCAAAATAAAACCAAACACCGCGGATACGCCGATCTGCGTGCGCCAAGTGACGTGCGATTCCAGGTAGCGGGACAGTAAATCAAAGCCCGCCGCGCCGGCCACACCGGTCATCTCCGTGAGCCCGACAAACAGCGCGAACTTCTCCTTCGGGATCCAGCGCCCCGCCAAAAAACTGGCACCCACAAAACTAAACGATGCGCCCAGCCCCATGAGCAGCCGCCCCAGCCCAGCAAAAACCAAGCTGTCTGACATTGCGAAAACACAGGCTCCCGCCGCACAGACCAGCGCGGAGATCGTCATCAACAGCCGCGGGCTCCATCGGTCCAGCATCACGCCAACAGGCACCTGCATCATTGCGTAGGCCACCGAAAACAAAGCTGTGAGCACGCCCACGCTGGTCACCGTCGCATGTAGGTCGGTCTGGATCTCTTTGGAAAAGACAGCCACCGAAACCTGCATCGAAAACTGATACAGCACGAAGACCGAGGCTACGCCCCATACAAAATACGGCTGCCAAACACGCATCAGCGCATACTGCGTGCCGCAACCAACTTCGCAAGCCTGGACCTAGAGCACTCTCACTTTAAATAGTCCGCTCAGGCCGCTGTGATTTTGTGTGTCCAGCAAGGCGCGAGGAGCGAAGCGGGCTGGAAGCCCGTGAGCGACGAGCAACGCTGCTGGCACGCAAAAGCACACGGTTACAAGCTTGGGGCGCAAATGAAAGGTCGCGGCGTTGGAACCTCAATCACGGGCTTCTAGCCCGCTCAATCGGCTCCGCCTTGCGCTGCATTCATTTGCGCTCCCACCTGAGCGGGCTACTTAAAGTGAGAGTGCTCTAATCCAAAGACGCAGTCACGTCCGCAGCCTCGTCCTGATAGAAGTCACGAAAGCTTTTGCGCAGCACTCCGGAGATTGCTTCAAAATCCTCCGGCGTTGTTTTTAACAAGATCAAAGCCTGCTGATCGCCGAGGTTAAACCAGATCTCGCCGATGGCTTCCGCATAGGGCGTCCCGGGGTCCACGACGTAGTCTATTTCATAAAACGTCTTTCCGAATATACGCGGCGCACGCACACGCTCACGGGTGACGACTTCGCCATCACCATTATAAAACTCGCGCACTTTGATCTCCTTGGGCGGGCTGATCCGCACCAGGCCTTGATCATCACGCACAAACTCAGCCCGTGTGCCGATTGCCGTCTCCAGTTTGTTCGCGTATTCGCGTATGGAGCGATCCAGCGGACCCGGCACCATAGCGCCTTCGGGGAGTAGATACATCGCGCACTCAACGCCTTCCTTATAGGGGAGGTCAATTTCCATCGACTGCTCACGACTGCCCGAAAAGATGTTGAACGGTCGCGGCAAGGGACCGCACAGGCGCAAATCACCCGCGCGGATGATCATTTTGCGCGCCGTGTAGGTGTCGACAATTTCTTCCTCCATCTCCACGGTGGCAGGAGTCAGCCGGTCCAATGGCACACGGAGTATTTGGCCATCGACTGAAAAGGCCGACAAAAGCGAACAGGCAATGAGCGCCATCAACTGGTATTGGCGAGTCATGGCTTATTGATAGAGTCCAGCCAAGCCGGTGTTGTAGTCATTCTCCGAAAGATACTCAAAGGAGATGCGGCGATAGGAGCGCACCAGCGGCGTTCCGGGAGGATAGCTGCCTTGCGCAAAAAGCAGGTTAAAGCCCCAATTCCGGTTCGGCGGCACGTAGTAATCATTAAAGTTGTCGGGCGCGCCTTCCGGGCGGACCTCACTCTCGAATAGGGATACCAGCGATCCGCGAATCGTCAGCGTGCGACCGGACCCCCAATACTCCAAGAAGCGCGGCAAGTTAATCACCCCGAGGCTTTGCGGCCGGGAAGGATCACGGTCGCCATAATAGGGCCCCTTCAGGTCGGGCGGTGTTCCGCAAACCATGGCCGCCGCGATCTCCATATGGCTGACCGCCGGACGCTTGCTTTGAATGTTGTTGCGGCCGTCCACATCACTGTGTTTGCGATTGTCCGGCCAATTGCTGGACAACACGGTGATGCTATCGGCCATGATGGCGGCAGGCTGCTCGGAGCTGTTGTCCGGATTAGTGGCGGAGTTGCTTTGTTTGCTCCCATCTGCGTTGAAGTTGCCCACCGTGTAGAGCGGTGCATTCGTGGCGATCGTGAAACCGGGGTCCGCCTGGCCACTGGGCGCTGGAATTTCCTCGGCATCGATGATCATCAGCGCCATATCGTCCATGACCTGCGGCACAATATTGTAGGTATTTTTCCCGGTCGATGTCCCATAATCGAAAGCGCCGTCTCCGTTGCTATCGGCTGTGCTCGTGGGGAATTCCACATAGACAACGCCGTTCCAGTGCTTATCGACATCGTAAGTTCCATTAAAGCCGGTGGCCCCGTTGTTCTTGCTATCAACATACGAGGCCAGTTTTTCCAAATCGAGGTAAACCACGTCGATCTCCTTGTTCTCACGATGGTCGTAGAGGCCTCCGGAAACGCCGTCACCGTCGGTGGTATAGGTTCTGGTCTGTTC
This window harbors:
- a CDS encoding MFS transporter, whose translation is MRVWQPYFVWGVASVFVLYQFSMQVSVAVFSKEIQTDLHATVTSVGVLTALFSVAYAMMQVPVGVMLDRWSPRLLMTISALVCAAGACVFAMSDSLVFAGLGRLLMGLGASFSFVGASFLAGRWIPKEKFALFVGLTEMTGVAGAAGFDLLSRYLESHVTWRTQIGVSAVFGFILAGTIWAVVRDHPADQPPPKHTSQSNLAKSVGELVMNRQIWLVGGFYFLSMGVLLGFAGLWNATFQYAYDLPVEEVAVANALIFLGWAIGSPVAGWLAGRYSVKKLILVGVIGHLVVTGAIFFTGMLPLGVIYLLRFGFGLFGGMNILAFAVAGRAAPASLSGTALGIINTMGFAGVTLLQTFPGLLLAGDTQAHGWPEMAHALTIYLGALTIAAIFACMLKDPNRESEQ